The sequence ATAATGTGTCGAACAACCCCTTAATAACctgatttcatgactgctgtaaCTTTTATTGGAATAATGCATAATAGGAAATTTTTGGAATGCCCTAAAACATTGTATCAATTCTAAGGATCATTTCCCCTGTCTAATATATAACCTTCAGTGAAAGGGCTGGGCATATTCTGGGCTGCCAGctccaccacctctcgtgagagactgttccactgaccaacagctgttactgtcagaacgtttttctgaatgtttagttagaatctccttttctGCAACTGGAAGTCATtgccttgagtcctaccctccagagcagggggaaaacaagcacgctccctcttccatgtgacagccctttacatatttgaagatggctatcatattgcctctcagtctcctcttttccaggttaaacatacgcAGCTCCTTCAAGCATTCCTTGTAAGGCTtactttccagacccttaatcatcttggttgctctcctataaacacattccagcttgtcaatatccttcttaaattgtgtttCCCAGAACTGGATACGGTATTCCAGGTGTGGACTGACCAAGGTAGAATAAAGTGGTTCTATTActttctcttgatctggacactagacttctgttgatgcagctgagaatagcattagcctttttttgctgttgcatcacactgttgacgcatgttaagcctgtggtccaccaagacctgtagatccttttcacatgtactgctagtaaaccAGGTATCCCCCATCCTTTatctgtgcatctggttcttcctgattAAGTCCAGAAATGTCCATTTGTCCCATATTGTCCCTAAAATGAAAAATACCAATACTACCACAGGGACCAAGGAAAGCAGACAGCgagagatgcaggcagaagaaaaaggctggaatggatctgGATTGTCTCTGCAGCTTCAGCCTGTGTTTGTCTCTGGAAGCAGCAGTGTGCTGATTGACTCTGGCCCCTGCAGATCCATTCCAACCTTTTCCTGCTGCCTCTGTCAGTTTTTGTCTCCCAGCTTCATCTCCATCCATGTTCTGCTGGCCACCATTTGTGGAGAGAGATCTGAGGGGGACAGGGACTGATTTTTCTGGTATGCAGGCGAGGAGGAGAAGCCATTCAACCTTTGGACCTCCTGAAGTGCCCTTCCTCTGGTCAGATGGGGTTGAGTCTTTTTCTCTGCAAGAAATATCTCCTATTTTGGCTTCCTGAGCGCATTTGTGGCTATTTTgtcagggtcccccccccatatttaccTTTTCCTTGTCCCTGTTTGTTTGTCTTGACATTCCCTATCCCTTCTTCCTTTGCTGAAATAATTTTTACAAAATCCCTGGGGGCTCACCCAAATGAAATAGGCTGTGCATGCCTACACAagtgaggagtgtgtgtgtgtgagagagagagagagagagagagagagggagggagggagaattctCCCTAGTCTGCCCCCTACCATAAAACCACAAGGAGAGTCCTTctggatcagcccaaaggccCTTTTAgctgagcatcctgttctcacaatgcccACCACCACATGTCTGTGAGGAGCccataagcagaacctgagcacggAACAGATGAATCTTCTGCTGCTTTGTTGTCCATTAGATGCGTAGGAACATTCACCATCATCAGCATCCTCAATATTTGCTCTGgactaatttttttttgttaaatcatttttattaattttccaataaaaaacatccaatcaacatatcaaatcataatccaattaaaataaaaaactaaaataaaaagatgGAATTATCATCcagattataattattaatttttttggacTTCCCATAGTCTGGGccttgaagcatatctccaaatctcagTCCCGCCTCTCctcgttgtttccatattttccacatctcgattttaaTGCTTTAAGGATCTCCCTCTCTGGCTCTACGATTCTCAATCATGTCAGACATCACATATCCTTTCATCCATcgaatacagctttatttgtaTATGTCAGAGAACTGCCATCGGCAGTCCCAAGCAAACAACGTTTGGTAACAATTAAAATAATGGTTTCGGGGCCAAATTCCCTCAGGGTGGAGCTGGTGGAGCATTTCTCCATGGAGAGTAGAAATGCTGGATTGGAAATGTGCCAGGTGAGAAATACTGGTTCTGGTTGGAATGTTTCAGAATCAAAAGGCAGATATATATTTCCTGCTTCTAGTCAGTGGAGCTAAGCAAACATTTCGCTGGAAATGTACGTTGGGAAATTTTCAGAGATATGCACGTTGCTTTATCAGGGAGCATGAACTGGTTTGTTTAGGTTTTGGAATTTTAAAAATCAGGCATGTCAAAAGGAAGCAAAGGCTCATGTAATTCTGCAGCCATGAATATAGGTCAGGGCATTCCTCCCCCCTATTTTTGAATATAAACACTTCCGGTCAGcaccagcgactaatggcgggttccctctgagctccggagggaaccggctctgcgaggtctgggtctggccgctgcagcgaagcggagacctgaagaaatcacaggcggtgaagcctgtgagcacgGAGACTCAGCGggctccatttgtgcccccccctgactgcgaaggagcctttttaaaggcttccgaacggaacgggggtgagcggcgcggagctgagagtcgtctaccctcttcgcggagtgaagccgcaagccatagtcggagagcgctgattcctttctggacaattgggacttaaagcaactacccgtgagtaggagcaagaaattaaaaaaattgaagaaaattTGAGCTAATTaggtaccgaaacgggaaagttataaacaggaagtctgcctttcccggcttgtaaatagagcaaagcaaagagattgtaaagctgtaactttgaaagacgtctcttaaagatttcaaatccatcaccaaaaaagaagcatccccctcctgtttgcaggggtggaggggagaattttgagcattatttacctgcaaggataGAGAGAAGTAAAgctatatctgctgcctctaaaacctgggaacggactgcttttgacagctgtcaacgcgttaagggtaaagaatactgatactctgtgaaaggatacaattgctttctgaacggatttggactaaaaagtaacttttaactgaaactgtggctttttaagGGATAAAGGGGATCTATAAGGATTATATTTGTTCTAAAAGTTGCaactgaagttggaagtgtgtccccctagaggagattatgttgtagcaagtaTTAAGCCACCAAGCAacttagcctggaaaattccttttcaaaacaaagttattaggcgtgagactgaccttggactgtgtatggaagtgctatggcagatgagaaagggaagatagagccgACACAGGAAAAAATTctcaggtctggtagacaatacaaaactgacattgctcagcagagaagggcctcaacatccggagcagcaggcacagcgggagctgctgcttcgcaagtaaagctaaaggctatgtcatcacaagacctactggctcaggcacttagtaaaattaatgcatctctggaaaacttagctaaacaggttgcagagacaaataaacaggttgcagagacaaataaacaagtagctgaggcctcagtaaaaattgatttgaacaccacaagtataaatgaactgggaaagaaagtgaactctaatacacagaccattgaaaaattattggaggaatcggcctcgtctcggaagttagctgaggaagctaaggagattgcaaccgctgcccaggagaagataccaccggtatataagaaacttgaggatcatgatttgacattgtctatgattgaattacaagggaaagagaggaatttaagactcagggcggtaccggaaagtgagaaagacaacctggtagacttccttacaaaggaatttacagacttttggcaaaaggacctggggaaggaagaatttaagatagtgagcgcATTTAGGAttggtagaagacaaagaaagaacagagcaagagactgtttgattactttaagaacaaaGGGAGAGACAAAATCTTAAATCTGCaatatcaaagaactctggaaattgaagattcatttgtggagatcttcaaggacatacccaaacttattttggatgtaagggcccactacagagatcttgtgggtttactgagaagaaacagaattctttttagatgggaatttccccaaggtctatctttcaaatacaaaggaagaaaaataagaataaggacagtgaatgataaagacaaatttttgaatgatcacgaggaggacttacagaaggaagtggaagctgaagaggaaccaactgcatcaggaaaaggaattgtggacatagcaaatttatcatttggacttgctgaaccagggaaagacacaccaccgacagaagaagaacaacaactcggggcagtcggagggaagaacaagtaactcaccatggctctgcaacttctaagttggaattgtaatggacttaactcccctcaaaagagaaaaagtgtctttcatatattaagaaaagaacaactggacttgatttgtttacaggaaacacatgtaatgaggctacacaggaaaatacttattaataagagattgggacaagaatttatttcgtctgacaaggtcaaaaagagaggagtggtgatatatgcaaaggagaaactctcaccgaaacaaatttttaaggatgaacaaggaagatatttggctattgaaattcaacttcaaggagagaaatttctgattgtaggggtgtatgcaccgaacgaggggaaatctgaattttttaagaagttgcatgaggttcttctggactatatggactataatataattttgatgggggacattaatggacttgtatctacaaatatggacaaggcacaaaaacaggtagtcaccaaagatggtagattaccaaagactttttttgaattgactgacaatatggacttgatcgacatctggagaactaagaaccccctggggagagagggaactttcttctctgaagctaagatgacatggactagaattgaccaaatctggattactagaggaatggcaccaaagataaaaaaaagtggaaatctgccctaaaacttgctcagaccataatgctgtaaagatggagatgaagcaaataacacccggttcctttagatggaggatgaatgacactctatttagagatgaagaaatatacaaaaaggcccaaaaaactttgagagattattttgaaataaatatgactactaatgtggaaaaaagagtaatttgggatgcaagtaaagctgtgatgagagggttcctgattcaacagaatgcaataaagaagagaagccgaaatgagaaaaaggacaaaattttggaaaaaataaaaggagagaaaaaactgagagtaaagccaaagtcacaggagatcttgaaagaaataaagttatttcaagtacaatacatggaattgatgaatcaggaaatagaatggaaaattaaacaaatgaaacagaagacatttgaatcagcgaataaatgtgggaaattattagcCTGGCAActggaaaaaagacaaaaattaaacactattacaaatctagaagtagaaggaaaagatatacataacccaattgagattagaaattgtttccagaagtattttaaacaattatatgcacaagggccacagaacgaaatggacatagaccgatttttgaagataaatggattacaaaaaatttcacaagaaagtaaattaatgttgaattgcaaaatatctgactaggagatagaaggtgccattcaaaatatgcaagtaggcaagtctccaggaccggatgggttgacttccagttattacagatctttgaaagagtggctattacaaccattgaaggaagtctgcaatgaaatcttggaagggaaaagggcaccagaatcgtggaaagaggcctatattacactaataccaaaaacagagactgaaaagactcaatttaggaactaccgtcccatatccttattaaatgtggattacaaaatctttgctgacattttggctaagagactgaaaaaagtattgattgaagagattcataagggccaagcgaataaatgtgggaaattattagcCTGGCAActggaaaaaagacaaaaattaaacactattacaaatctagaagtagaaggaaaagatatacataacccaattgagattagaaattgtttccagaagtattttaaacaattatatgcacaagggccacagaacgaaatggacatagaccgatttttgaagataaatggattacaaaaaatttcacaagaaagtaaattaatgttgaattgcaaaatatctgactaggagatagaaggtgccattcaaaatatgcaagtaggcaagtctccaggaccggatgggttgacttccagttattacagatctttgaaagagtggctattacaaccattgaaggaagtctgcaatgaaatcttggaagggaaaagggcaccagaatcgtggaaagaggcctatattacactaataccaaaaacagagactgaaaagactcaatttaggaactaccgtcccatatccttattaaatgtggattacaaaatctttgctgacattttggctaagagactgaaaaaagtattgattgaagagattcataagggccaagcgggctttcttccgggaagacatctttctgataacctgaggaatataattgacattttggaaaagctagaagtgaacataaacactaaagcagttttgatatttgtggatgcggagaaagcctttgacaatatttcttggagttttatgaaaaagaacctacagggtatgggggtaggccatggttttgagaatggtataggtgcaatatattctgaacaaaaggccaaattaatttaaataatgtggttacggaacaatttaagatagaaaaagggacacgacagggatgcccaatctccccattgctttttatatcggtcctggaggtcttgctgaatatgatcagaagggaccggatggttaaaggtatacaggtcggagctaaacagtataaattgagagcattcgcagatgacctagttttgacactacaggagccagaatctagtactaaaagagttatagaattaattcaagaatttggtcaggttgcagggtttaaattcaacaagttaaaaactaaggttcttgagaaaaacttaacaccgattgaaagagagaagttccagaatgaaacaggactgactgtggttaagaaagtgaaatacctgggaattaatatgacagctaaaaatgggaatttgtttaaagataattatgaaaaatgttgggctgaagtgaaaaaagatttagaaatttggtcaaatttgaagctttccttgttgggtcgaatagcagctataaagatgaatgtattgcctagaatgttgtttttgtttcaaacattgcaaattttggacaagatggactgtttcaagaagtggcagaaagacatttctaaatttgtctggcagggcaagaagcctagaataaaatttaagatattaactgatgtaaaggaaaggggtggatttgccctgccagactttaaactctattatgaatcagcagcattctgctggttgaaagactggctgcttcttgggaatacagacattttggatttagaaggttttaacaacgtttttgggtggcatgcatatctgtggtacgacaaggtcaaagcacataaagcttttaaaaaccatattgtcaggaaagcattgtttaatgtttggactagatataaggatctattggaaaataaaaccccaaggtggttgtcaccaatggaggctaaggctcagaaaaaacttaacatggaggccaaatggccaaaatattgggaaattttggagcaagaaggggacagattgaaattgcagagttttgagaaattaaaagacaaagtgcgagattggcttcattattatcagataatggaggcttacaatttcgATAAGAAagtaggtttccaggtggaaaaatctaaactggaaacagaattgctagaacccaaaactaagattttgtcaaaaatgtataatttgctgttgaattggaatactcaggatgagacggttaaatctgtaatgattaaatgggcacaagacgttggacataatattatgtttgctgactgggaatagttgtggaccactgggattaaatttacggcatgcaatgccttaagagagaatattatgaaaatgatgtataggtggtacatgaccccagtcaagctcgcaaaaatctatcatttgcccgataataaatgttggaaatgtaaagaaaatgaaggtacattctttcacctttggtggacgtgccctaggattaagtctttctgggaaatgatatataatgagttgaaaaaggtatttaaatataccttcttgaagaaaccagaggcctttctcctgggcatggtcggccaattggtgccaaagaaggatagaactttctttatgtatgctacaacagcagcaagaatactcatcgcaaaatactggaagacacaggatctacccactctggaagaatggcagatgaaactgattgactgtatgggattggcagaaatgactgtcagaatccgtgaccagggagaagagtcggcagaagaagattggaaaaaatttaaggactacttacagaaatattgtaaaattaaggaatgttgaatgatgctggattgaaattgagtggtttctagctgtaaaggtataaaggaatatgaaaaaatggttctttataagtaaaaaaatCTAAGATTATAATAaattaagatgttggatagaaaataaggtgtttttataagctgtaatgctttgagttaaggatttgctgtacaaataatctgaaatggaatacaagaaggggaggtatgaggaggtcagagaaatatgttattgaaaattaggtattatgaactatatgtctttttaatttttttgtttgttttttgtttgcataaaaatttgaaaattttaataaatatctttaaaaaaatttttttttgaatataAAAAGAATGTGAACGTTTCTCATTAATCAAGAAGGCATTTCTCTTTGTCTCAAAGAATGGAAGGGAAATCATTTTTGTGGTAGAGTATGAATTGCCACCCCTTTGAAACTGGGGAGCTATAACAGTAGTAATTATTGTAAAAAGTTAATTAACACAACAGAGGCATCATAGTTTTTCAACGGAGCCTAGGgaattaattttcttttaaaggaacTAAAGTTTTCTCCCTTCTTGCTGTTGTAAACAGAAGCGGTCGGCACAGGTATGTAATTCTGAACATTTGTAGAAGTCATAGTTATTCTATATTTCATTCAACTCTATGGCCCCTTGGAAttcaatggacctaagttagtcctggccattcatttcaacagatctactctgagtagaactaaaaTGGGATGCAATCTTTTGCCACATGATGGTCCTCCATGCTGATTCATGATAACACCAATTTACTTGTACTTAAGAACCTTGCAATCTTATGGTAAATAGGAAAAATATATTCAAACAGGAAAATGTATGTATTCATTTAGCGTATGCATATTCCTTTTAGTTATTTTCTATCCTACCATACCCTTCAGAAAAAGTCAAGGGATGAGAAACAGGTATTTTTATAAACTTGGCACTACGCATACTATTTATTCCCACATGCTGCCTATGTGGCACTTCAAAATGTACATGAGATAAAATATTCTACTAGAAAAAATTTACTACACTACTCATGGATTTCAGCTGCAAAGCAACTGAGCTACAACAGCCTGGCATTGCTATTCTTTAGCTGTATCATAGACACCAGGCTTAACACCTGCCATCCATGTCCTTTCATTTCAAACAGGAATATTTCTGAACAGAGTATTCCATTCTCATGCTTAGGCTGAGTTTGGGCAGGATGGGGATTTTTGTGTCTCTCTAAGAACATGATAAAGCTTTGATAAATGACCCGTTATtgtgcattcattttttaaatattgagTTTGTCCTTTCCTTTATACCCATAACAGCCTGCTGGATAGGTTGGTTCAGATGTTGGAGCTATAGAACCCATCATGCCTGAGAACGTGCCAGAATCTCTAACCCTGCTCCAAATAAGCTGAGAAAGGGGTAGTGCTATGAATGTGGAGGGACAGGAACATGGTCCTTCCGGTGGTTGCATGTTAGAGATTTCCCTCCTATAGTGGTGAATCTGGATCCCAAGTGACCCATTGCCAATGAAAAAGAACTGCAatgggcttccccaaaagaatgaaGGAAAAGTCCCAAGCAAAAGTCCCAGGAATTAGCGATATGAAAGGAGAAGTTGGGGCTGGATCAACCTCAAACACCctattctcctttctcttctaaAACACAAGGTTGGCTGGGTTTTTAGGAATGATTCTACCATTTCCCAAGCCTTTCTGCGCCTTttgtggtggggggagggagacaggGGCAGAACAAAAGCACCCAAGCCACATTAACTGAGCAAACCGAAGCTGCTGCTATGCCATTGAATCCCACAAGCAAAATACAAtggcaaaattcatgttaaattgctgttttaggcttTGCTTTCatcgtctggaatggattaatcctttTTCCTTTACTTTCCACcagaaagcacgccttggttaaAGTCTACTTTGGTTTAAGtctggacttccagaacggattaaggttgtaaaccaaggtaccactgtagtgagaatCTGGATGCACCCAGAGAGACTTCTAACATGTTGGGCAGTATCCAACATTGAAGCTCTGCCTGCAAAATGGACTTCCATGCATTCAGTAGAacctcctcttccctccagcTGCCCCATTGAATCCTCAAAATCTCAACTGGAGGGTTGGGAACCCCCAAACATATTTTGGGGACTCTTGGAGGAGAGAAGAGAAGTCTTGTTGCACAGGCAGAACTAAGTGTGAGGAGCATTAGACACAATCCATTCTATAAAAACTGCTCTCTTTTTGTTATGTTATGTATACAGTGGATTCAATCCTACAAATTGGCACACCACTTCTCACAAGTCCTCTGCTTAAGTCTTCAGGCAAAACTGGGGAATTAAAGGAAGAATGGGAGAAGGGAATATGTCATGGACTGTGTTCCTTCTGGTTGGAATTCAGCATCAAAGGTCACCTATGGTTTTCCTTGGTGTGATCCTCTTCATGTTCATAGTAGCTCTGATAGGGAACAGCCTCCTTCTTTTTCTGATCAAGACAGACTCTGGTCTGCAGACCCCAATGTATTTTTTCCTCAGCCAACTAGCCTTCATGGACCTCTGCCAGGTTCTCTGCATTGTTCCCAAAATGACGGTGGATTTCGTAACCCAGAGCTACAGCATTTCCCTCTATGGTTGTTTTGTGCAGATTTCTGTCACAATGCTCATGGCAGGAGCAGAGTGCTTCACCCTGGCGACCATGTCATATGACAGGTATGTGGCTATCTGCAGACCACTGCAATATCCGGTTCTCATGAGGAGGAAAATTTGCTACATCATGTCAGTTGCTGTCTGGTTTGGGTCTTCTGTGCAGGCCTTCACTAGTTCCCTTTATGTACTGCCACTTCCCTACTGCAAGTCCAATGTGATCAGACACTACATGTGCGATTACCCAGCCCTTGTCCAGTTGTCCTGTTCTGACAACTTGGCATATGATATAACAGCATACTTTGGTAATTCCATGTTCCTTGTCATCCCCATCTCAGTCATCCTGGCTTCCTACATAGCCATCCTACTTCAAGTCTTTGGAGCACGATCCTCTGGAAGAAGCCACAAGGCCTTGGGGACCTGCTTGTCCCATCTGTGTGTGGTGGGGATCTTCTACATTACGGCCATTTTGACGTACATGACACCTGCCACTTCCTATTCAGCACAAAGGGCCATGATAAACACTTTGTTTTTTACCATTGTGCCTGCCATGATGAACCCTTTCATATACAGCCTGAGGAACCGGGACGTCTTAGCAGCACTGAGAAAGCTCTTTGCAAGATGCACAATGTGTTAATGATTTCAGCAGGATACAAAATGGCAGGTACCATCCCTTTGAAATTTATCCAGGGGCTGAAATTTATCTGGCTGCTTCAGATGGGCGTATTATTGTGGGATGGGTGCTACTCACGTGTGAACAGAATCTGGAAACAGAGTCTTCTTTACTTAAATTGTTCTTATTTGTTGTCATTGTTCACATTGTTTTCTGTAAAACCACTTGGAAATATGTTATGGGGCATCATTCGTAAATGGAATCAATTAAGTAAATGAATAACACA comes from Podarcis raffonei isolate rPodRaf1 chromosome 2, rPodRaf1.pri, whole genome shotgun sequence and encodes:
- the LOC128408731 gene encoding olfactory receptor 2T27-like, giving the protein MLMAGAECFTLATMSYDRYVAICRPLQYPVLMRRKICYIMSVAVWFGSSVQAFTSSLYVLPLPYCKSNVIRHYMCDYPALVQLSCSDNLAYDITAYFGNSMFLVIPISVILASYIAILLQVFGARSSGRSHKALGTCLSHLCVVGIFYITAILTYMTPATSYSAQRAMINTLFFTIVPAMMNPFIYSLRNRDVLAALRKLFARCTMC